A stretch of bacterium DNA encodes these proteins:
- a CDS encoding DNA-3-methyladenine glycosylase translates to MKGKNESIIKRFFFERNPDIVAKELLGKKFIRKICGKILSGIIVETEAYFGENDPASRAYKRKSKLFHKKMSSKAGTLLIYVVHNNYLLNIISHKKNKVGAVLIRAVEPIEGIEIMKKNRGKEKIEDLSSGPGKFTKCFCIDKKFDGIDITKSKNEIYILNTENKNFEIKSSKRIGVKTDLKRNLRFFISGNKF, encoded by the coding sequence ATGAAAGGAAAAAATGAAAGTATTATTAAAAGGTTTTTTTTTGAAAGAAATCCAGATATCGTAGCAAAAGAATTATTAGGAAAAAAATTTATTAGAAAAATATGTGGAAAAATTTTGTCCGGGATTATAGTAGAAACAGAGGCATATTTTGGTGAAAATGACCCGGCAAGTAGAGCATATAAGAGAAAAAGTAAATTATTTCACAAAAAAATGTCATCAAAGGCGGGAACATTACTAATTTATGTTGTTCATAATAATTACCTTTTAAATATTATCTCTCACAAAAAAAATAAAGTTGGTGCTGTCTTAATAAGGGCAGTTGAACCAATAGAAGGAATTGAAATAATGAAAAAAAATAGGGGAAAAGAAAAAATAGAGGACCTATCATCAGGTCCAGGAAAATTTACAAAATGCTTCTGTATTGATAAAAAATTTGATGGGATTGATATAACAAAGAGTAAAAATGAAATTTATATTCTAAATACAGAAAATAAAAATTTTGAAATAAAAAGTTCAAAAAGAATAGGAGTAAAAACTGACTTAAAAAGAAATTTAAGATTTTTTATAAGTGGAAACAAATTT
- a CDS encoding biotin transporter BioY, whose translation MKEITKKWDFIWENYYEKLEYLSLAKKISISLLFALIIGISGQIYIKLPFTPVPLTLQVFFVLLSGILLGSNFSALSNIFYLLFGILGINWFFASSSGFFRPTTGYIIGFIFSSYFVGKYFFFRKSKIYSFLIMFSAVLIIYIFGCLFLSVFLKFNFKKTILLGVLPFIPFDLVKAYLAGIIGNSIMRNKRRNYERI comes from the coding sequence ATGAAAGAAATAACAAAAAAATGGGATTTTATCTGGGAAAATTATTATGAAAAATTGGAGTATCTATCATTGGCAAAAAAAATATCTATTTCTTTGCTTTTTGCACTTATAATAGGTATTTCAGGGCAAATTTACATAAAATTACCTTTTACACCAGTTCCATTGACATTACAGGTATTTTTTGTTTTACTTTCAGGGATTTTGCTTGGAAGTAATTTTTCTGCCCTTTCTAATATTTTTTATTTACTTTTTGGTATTTTAGGGATTAACTGGTTTTTTGCCAGTAGTTCTGGTTTTTTTAGACCTACAACAGGATATATAATTGGTTTTATTTTTTCTTCATATTTTGTTGGGAAATATTTCTTTTTTAGAAAAAGTAAAATTTATTCTTTTTTAATTATGTTTTCTGCTGTTTTAATTATTTATATTTTTGGTTGTCTATTTCTTTCAGTTTTCCTTAAATTTAATTTTAAAAAGACAATACTTCTTGGTGTTTTACCTTTTATTCCTTTTGATTTAGTTAAGGCATATCTGGCAGGTA